In a single window of the Burkholderia pyrrocinia genome:
- a CDS encoding ketopantoate reductase family protein, producing MRFAVLGAGAVGCYFGGMLALHGHDVVFVGRPLHVDAIRDNGLRLQTRAFDKRVPANASTDIEAAKSVDVVLVCVKSGDTAEAARKLGRILAPDAAVVSLQNGVDNAALLRAEISQPVICAAVYVASEMAGPGHLLHHGRGDLAIEAAPPSEPLAGVLRAAGIPTRIADDVRATLWQKFILNCAYNAVSAIVQLPLGEMPHRAALSETMCAVVAECIAVAAAEGVHFADPPARIVEQIEATIPPGQYSSTAQDLARGKRSEIDHLNGAVVRRGLAAGIGTPVNQTLCLLVKMLEAKAAARP from the coding sequence ATGCGGTTTGCAGTTTTGGGCGCCGGCGCGGTTGGCTGCTACTTCGGCGGCATGCTGGCGCTGCACGGCCACGATGTCGTCTTCGTTGGCCGGCCGTTGCACGTGGACGCGATTCGCGATAACGGATTGCGCCTCCAGACGCGCGCGTTCGACAAGCGCGTGCCCGCCAACGCGTCGACCGATATCGAGGCGGCCAAATCGGTCGATGTAGTCCTGGTGTGCGTGAAATCGGGCGACACCGCCGAAGCGGCGCGCAAGCTAGGCCGCATCCTCGCACCGGACGCCGCCGTGGTCAGTCTGCAAAACGGAGTCGACAACGCCGCGCTCTTGCGTGCCGAGATTTCGCAACCCGTCATTTGCGCAGCCGTGTATGTCGCCAGCGAGATGGCCGGCCCGGGGCATCTGTTGCATCACGGCCGCGGCGATCTCGCGATCGAAGCAGCGCCGCCCAGCGAACCGCTCGCGGGCGTCCTGCGTGCGGCGGGCATTCCCACCCGGATCGCCGACGACGTACGCGCGACGCTCTGGCAGAAGTTCATCCTGAACTGCGCCTACAACGCGGTTTCGGCTATCGTGCAACTGCCGTTGGGCGAGATGCCGCATCGCGCCGCACTGAGCGAAACCATGTGCGCAGTCGTCGCCGAGTGCATCGCCGTTGCTGCCGCCGAGGGTGTCCACTTCGCCGACCCGCCCGCACGAATCGTCGAGCAAATCGAAGCGACGATTCCGCCGGGGCAGTATTCGTCGACAGCGCAGGATCTGGCGCGGGGCAAACGCAGCGAAATCGACCATCTGAACGGCGCGGTCGTTCGGCGCGGCCTTGCCGCAGGCATCGGCACACCGGTCAATCAGACGCTCTG
- a CDS encoding acyl-CoA dehydrogenase, producing the protein MSYNAPVKDMLFVLKELAGIDAVAQLPGFEDAGYDTAQAVLDESAKFCGEVLAPLNVEGDRNPSSWKDGVVTATPGFGDAFRQFVEGGWQGLQHPAEYDGQGLPKLIATPCIEMLNASNLSFALCPLLTDGAIEALLTAGTDEQKQRYVPKLISGEWTGTMNLTEPQAGSDLALVRSRAEPQGDGTYKVFGTKIFITWGEHDMADNIVHLVLARTPNAPEGVKGISLFIVPKFMVNDDGSLGARNDVHCVSIEHKLGIKASPTAVLQYGDHGGAIGYLIGEENRGLEYMFIMMNAARFGVGMQGIGVADRAYQKAAEFAKERVQSRPVDGSAKQSVTIIHHPDVRRMLGTMRALTEGARALAYVAAAHSDIAHRHSDEATRGRHQAIYEYLVPVVKGWSTEMVNDVASLGVQVHGGMGFIEETGAAQYYRDARILAIYEGTTAIQANDLVGRKTMRDGGAVAKALIAEIGETVAALGRLDGAAAASMKAQLEQGARALSSVVDYVVANVKQDPNAVFAGSVPYLKLAGVVLCGWQMARALVAAQANRASDPAFFDAKIAIAQCYAEHILVQAGALEASIVGAKGNESVLALTEDQF; encoded by the coding sequence ATGAGCTATAACGCCCCCGTCAAGGACATGCTGTTCGTGCTGAAGGAACTCGCGGGCATCGACGCCGTTGCGCAGTTGCCGGGTTTCGAGGATGCCGGTTACGACACGGCGCAGGCCGTGCTCGACGAGTCCGCGAAGTTCTGCGGCGAGGTGCTGGCGCCGCTGAACGTCGAAGGCGACCGCAACCCGAGCAGCTGGAAGGACGGTGTCGTGACCGCGACGCCGGGCTTCGGCGACGCGTTCCGCCAGTTCGTCGAAGGCGGCTGGCAGGGGCTGCAGCATCCGGCCGAGTACGACGGCCAGGGGCTGCCGAAGCTGATCGCGACGCCGTGCATCGAGATGCTGAACGCGTCGAACCTGTCGTTCGCGCTGTGCCCGCTGCTGACCGACGGCGCGATCGAGGCGCTGCTGACGGCCGGCACCGACGAGCAGAAGCAGCGCTACGTGCCGAAGCTGATCTCGGGCGAATGGACCGGCACGATGAACCTGACCGAGCCGCAGGCGGGCTCCGATCTGGCGCTGGTGCGCTCGCGCGCGGAGCCGCAGGGCGACGGCACGTACAAGGTGTTCGGCACGAAGATCTTCATCACGTGGGGCGAGCACGACATGGCGGACAACATCGTCCACCTGGTGCTGGCCCGCACGCCGAATGCGCCGGAAGGCGTGAAGGGCATCTCGCTGTTCATCGTGCCGAAGTTCATGGTCAACGACGACGGCTCGCTGGGCGCGCGCAACGACGTGCACTGCGTGTCGATCGAGCACAAGCTCGGGATCAAGGCGAGCCCGACGGCGGTGCTGCAATACGGCGACCACGGCGGCGCGATCGGCTACCTGATCGGCGAAGAGAACCGCGGCCTCGAATACATGTTCATCATGATGAACGCGGCGCGCTTCGGCGTCGGGATGCAGGGGATCGGCGTGGCCGACCGCGCGTACCAGAAGGCGGCGGAATTCGCGAAGGAACGCGTGCAGAGCCGCCCGGTGGACGGCTCGGCCAAGCAGTCGGTGACGATCATCCATCACCCGGACGTGCGCCGGATGCTCGGCACGATGCGTGCGCTGACCGAAGGCGCGCGGGCGCTGGCCTATGTGGCCGCCGCGCACAGCGACATTGCCCACCGCCATTCGGACGAGGCGACGCGTGGCCGTCATCAGGCAATCTACGAGTATCTGGTGCCGGTCGTGAAGGGCTGGAGCACGGAGATGGTGAACGACGTGGCGAGCCTGGGCGTGCAGGTGCACGGCGGGATGGGCTTCATCGAGGAGACGGGCGCGGCGCAGTACTACCGCGATGCGCGGATCCTGGCGATCTACGAAGGGACGACGGCGATCCAGGCGAACGACCTGGTCGGCCGCAAGACGATGCGCGACGGCGGCGCGGTGGCGAAGGCGCTGATCGCGGAGATCGGCGAGACGGTGGCGGCGCTGGGCCGGCTGGATGGCGCGGCGGCCGCGTCGATGAAGGCGCAGCTGGAACAGGGGGCGCGCGCGCTGTCGTCGGTGGTGGATTACGTGGTGGCGAACGTGAAGCAGGACCCGAACGCGGTGTTCGCGGGCAGCGTGCCGTACCTGAAGCTGGCGGGCGTGGTGCTGTGCGGGTGGCAGATGGCGCGCGCGCTGGTGGCCGCGCAGGCGAACCGCGCGAGCGATCCGGCGTTCTTCGACGCGAAGATCGCGATTGCGCAATGCTATGCGGAGCACATTCTCGTGCAGGCGGGTGCGCTGGAAGCGTCGATCGTCGGCGCGAAGGGCAACGAGAGCGTGCTCGCGTTGACGGAAGACCAGTTCTGA